One part of the Vicinamibacteria bacterium genome encodes these proteins:
- a CDS encoding ABC transporter ATP-binding protein — translation MIRLQNVTKRYGEHLAVRDLTLHVGAGELFGFLGPNGAGKTTTIKMIAGLLRPSSGEIFLAGHDLERDPVNAKAALGFIPDRPFLYEKLTASEFLRFVAGIYGLDGQSLNGRIDELLTLVELAHVGSELIESYSHGMKQRLVMAAAFIHEPKVLVVDEPMVGLDPKGARLIKRVFREYCDRGFTVFVSTHTLEVAQELCDRIGIIQDGELIALGTMDELETKAQTGRNDLEGIFLKLTGGEGFQEAQEP, via the coding sequence ATGATCCGCCTCCAAAACGTCACCAAACGCTACGGCGAGCACCTGGCGGTAAGAGATCTCACGCTTCACGTCGGTGCCGGAGAGCTGTTCGGATTTCTCGGGCCCAACGGCGCGGGCAAAACGACCACGATCAAGATGATTGCTGGGCTCCTGCGTCCCAGCTCGGGGGAGATTTTCCTCGCCGGCCACGATCTCGAGCGCGATCCTGTCAACGCCAAGGCCGCGCTGGGGTTCATTCCCGATCGACCTTTTCTCTACGAGAAGCTCACCGCGTCGGAATTCTTGCGCTTCGTTGCCGGTATCTACGGACTCGATGGACAGTCCTTGAACGGACGGATCGACGAGCTCTTGACTCTGGTGGAGCTGGCCCATGTGGGCTCGGAGCTCATCGAGAGTTACTCGCACGGAATGAAACAGCGGCTCGTCATGGCGGCGGCATTCATCCACGAGCCGAAGGTGCTGGTAGTCGACGAGCCCATGGTCGGACTCGACCCCAAGGGAGCCCGCCTCATCAAACGGGTCTTTCGAGAATACTGCGACCGAGGCTTCACGGTGTTCGTGTCGACCCATACGCTGGAGGTTGCTCAGGAGCTCTGCGATCGGATCGGAATCATTCAAGACGGCGAGCTCATCGCTCTGGGGACGATGGACGAGCTGGAAACCAAGGCGCAGACTGGCCGCAACGATCTCGAGGGTATCTTCTTGAAGCTGACGGGCGGAGAGGGATTCCAGGAGGCGCAGGAGCCGTAA
- a CDS encoding 3-hydroxyacyl-CoA dehydrogenase NAD-binding domain-containing protein, translating into MTNEIVRDDRGPVRVLMLNNPPVNGLSLAVRGALFRELGDAVDDDDVEAIVLAGNGKMFSAGADIREFGDEPPSGSITLPELIDAIEQSSKPVVAAIHGVAAGGGLELALGCHERVAAADARVGLPEVTLGIIPGAGGTQRLPRLIGVGPALDVILSGRLLPAPDAETLGILDAVVESAPIDSAVARARCLVGKSLRRASRLTARAEDSVFERATKSVAGKARGMEAPHAAIEAVRAAVELRERGFEKERELFLQLLSSDQSRAQRHLFFAEREAHKVPGVPKGTPIHRIESVGVVGCGTMGRGITICFADAGIPVVVVENDADTLDRGLEKIRGIYASSVAKGRASQADVDVRLGRIRGTTDFAELAQADLVIEAVFEDMAVKKDVFGRLDRVCKSDTILATNTSSLDVNEIASSTSRPERVVGMHFFSPAHVMKLVENVRGKRTSPETIATVMGLVKRLDKVGVVVGVCDGFVGNRMLYAYRRQADFLLEEGALPQQVDRALYDFGLPMGPFAMADLAGLDIGWAVRKRQGATRSRHRRYSPIADRICEMGRFGQKTGAGWYRYEKGSRTPIPDPEVARLIERVSEEAGIVRRPIADEEIVERCIYALINEGARILEEGIALRAGDIDVVWVYGYGFPRYRGGPMFHADLVGLDNVKRALTRLHTSPGDWMEPAPLLEKLASEGRRFSDWHR; encoded by the coding sequence ATGACGAACGAGATCGTACGGGACGATCGCGGCCCGGTTCGAGTGCTGATGTTGAACAATCCGCCCGTCAACGGATTGAGTCTGGCGGTACGAGGCGCGCTGTTCCGAGAGCTTGGGGACGCGGTCGACGACGACGACGTGGAGGCCATCGTTCTCGCCGGTAATGGCAAGATGTTCAGCGCCGGCGCCGACATTCGAGAGTTCGGAGACGAGCCACCTTCGGGAAGCATCACCCTTCCCGAGCTCATCGACGCGATCGAGCAGTCGTCCAAGCCCGTCGTGGCTGCCATCCATGGGGTCGCCGCCGGCGGCGGACTCGAGTTGGCGCTCGGATGCCACGAGAGGGTAGCTGCGGCCGACGCTCGCGTCGGGCTGCCGGAAGTGACCCTTGGGATCATCCCTGGCGCGGGCGGCACGCAACGTCTTCCCCGCCTCATCGGTGTCGGCCCCGCGCTCGACGTGATTCTCTCGGGAAGATTGCTGCCGGCGCCGGACGCGGAGACCCTCGGAATCCTGGACGCCGTCGTCGAGAGCGCTCCGATCGATTCCGCCGTGGCACGAGCCCGGTGCCTCGTGGGGAAATCGCTTCGAAGAGCCTCGCGGCTGACCGCGCGCGCCGAAGATTCCGTGTTCGAGCGCGCGACGAAATCGGTCGCCGGGAAGGCGCGGGGCATGGAAGCTCCTCATGCGGCGATCGAAGCCGTGCGGGCCGCGGTCGAGCTTCGAGAACGAGGTTTCGAAAAAGAGAGGGAGCTGTTCCTCCAGCTTTTGAGCTCCGATCAATCCCGAGCCCAAAGGCACCTTTTCTTCGCCGAGCGCGAAGCCCACAAGGTGCCCGGCGTTCCCAAGGGCACACCGATACACCGGATCGAGTCCGTAGGAGTCGTCGGATGCGGCACCATGGGCCGCGGCATCACCATATGCTTTGCCGACGCCGGCATCCCGGTCGTGGTGGTCGAGAACGACGCGGATACGCTCGACCGTGGGCTCGAGAAGATCCGGGGAATCTACGCCTCGAGCGTTGCCAAGGGACGAGCGAGCCAGGCGGATGTGGACGTTCGCCTCGGACGGATCCGAGGGACGACCGACTTCGCAGAACTGGCCCAGGCCGACTTGGTGATCGAAGCGGTGTTCGAGGACATGGCCGTCAAGAAAGACGTCTTTGGAAGGCTCGACCGGGTCTGCAAGAGTGACACCATTCTTGCCACCAACACCTCGTCGCTCGACGTCAATGAGATCGCCTCCTCCACCTCCAGGCCGGAGAGAGTGGTCGGGATGCATTTCTTCAGTCCGGCTCACGTGATGAAGCTCGTCGAGAACGTGCGGGGGAAGAGGACCTCACCGGAGACCATCGCCACGGTGATGGGGCTCGTCAAGCGTCTCGACAAAGTAGGCGTGGTCGTAGGAGTCTGTGACGGCTTCGTGGGCAACCGGATGCTCTATGCCTACCGCCGGCAAGCGGACTTCCTGCTCGAGGAAGGTGCCCTGCCCCAGCAAGTCGATCGCGCCCTCTACGATTTCGGGCTTCCCATGGGTCCGTTTGCGATGGCCGATCTCGCCGGGCTCGACATCGGCTGGGCGGTTCGCAAGCGCCAGGGAGCTACCCGCTCACGACATCGTCGCTACTCCCCGATCGCCGACCGTATCTGTGAGATGGGCCGTTTCGGTCAGAAGACGGGCGCGGGATGGTATCGCTATGAAAAAGGTAGCCGCACTCCGATTCCCGATCCGGAGGTAGCCCGGCTCATCGAACGGGTATCCGAAGAGGCAGGCATCGTCCGGCGTCCCATTGCTGACGAAGAAATCGTCGAGCGGTGCATCTACGCGCTGATCAACGAGGGCGCCAGGATTCTCGAGGAGGGCATCGCCCTCCGCGCCGGCGATATCGACGTGGTCTGGGTATACGGCTACGGCTTTCCTCGTTATCGAGGCGGTCCGATGTTCCATGCAGACCTCGTGGGTCTCGATAATGTGAAGCGGGCTTTGACTCGGCTGCACACGAGCCCAGGTGATTGGATGGAACCCGCCCCTCTTCTAGAAAAGCTCGCGAGCGAGGGGCGGCGCTTTTCGGATTGGCATCGATGA
- the bcsA gene encoding UDP-forming cellulose synthase catalytic subunit, producing MLLRQSAPLREKAAIGLCGVALAVLIFMSALPVYLEAQLALAALILASLIGARRRCNRGTMRMAFLVAGAFLSLRYIVWRATATLSYHDSMSFVAALLLFFAEIYGVAIYFLGIFVNLQPAKRDPLPLPQDPEELPTVDVLIPSYNEDPELLEITLIAATQIDYPATKLNVFLLDDGGTKAKRDNRIPTLAEEARRRHQTLRELCADLGVRYLTRATNEHAKAGNINAALRLTRSDLILVLDADHVPSRDILRETVGWLIRDPKLSLVQTPHFFQSPDPIEKNLGTFQRMPSENQMFYGAIQLGLDSWNSSFFCGSAAVLRRSHLESIGGFQCLSITEDAETALELHARGYRSAYLRKPLIAGLQPETFTGFVIQRVRWAQGMIQIFLLKNPLTKRGLSLAQRLCYLSSSCFWLFPFARVIFLLAPSAYLLLGLKIYDTNLLGFSSYAVPHLMGATIVSHFLYGKVRWFLVSELYEVMQSLFCLRGLCAVLRRPRSPSFRVTPKGERLDRDYVSPLSKPFYILSLVTLASLAAGVHRLATVPADADATLITMGWASFNLVLLIGALGALFERRQLRRSSRMPASGRAKLVIGSTEASVTLQELSLGGTSFVLAPSGLDPDVLQKNSPAKLTIQTRETQAPLSLDLILRRRLDLPGGEIAVGARFAPGSLSDRADLVSLVHGDSSRWDESLARACGVRGPLSSAAFLMTRGVKHAAIHCFALVSAQLSSSKELLWQLLVHQTTESHDDEIKTKHLDDSSRLSTASA from the coding sequence TTGCTTCTAAGGCAAAGCGCTCCACTTCGAGAAAAAGCAGCCATCGGCCTGTGCGGCGTCGCGCTCGCCGTCCTGATCTTCATGTCCGCCCTGCCGGTCTATCTCGAGGCTCAGCTCGCCCTTGCGGCGCTGATTCTCGCTTCACTGATCGGCGCACGGAGGCGCTGCAACCGTGGCACGATGCGTATGGCCTTTCTCGTCGCGGGCGCTTTCTTGTCGCTCCGATACATCGTGTGGCGGGCCACCGCGACTCTTTCGTACCACGATTCGATGAGCTTCGTTGCCGCGCTGCTCCTGTTCTTCGCGGAGATTTACGGCGTTGCCATTTATTTTCTGGGAATCTTCGTCAACCTCCAGCCGGCGAAGCGAGACCCGTTGCCGTTGCCCCAGGACCCCGAGGAGCTCCCCACCGTCGACGTCCTGATCCCGAGCTACAACGAGGACCCCGAGCTGCTCGAGATCACCTTGATTGCAGCTACACAGATCGACTACCCGGCCACGAAGCTCAACGTCTTCCTCCTCGATGATGGCGGCACGAAGGCCAAACGTGATAACCGGATTCCGACTCTCGCAGAAGAGGCCCGCCGACGCCACCAAACGCTTCGCGAACTGTGCGCCGACCTGGGTGTCCGCTACCTCACCCGCGCGACGAACGAGCATGCCAAAGCGGGGAATATCAACGCTGCTCTCCGGCTCACCCGGAGTGATCTGATCCTGGTGCTCGATGCCGACCACGTCCCATCACGAGACATCCTCCGTGAGACGGTGGGCTGGCTGATTCGGGACCCCAAGCTTTCTCTCGTCCAGACCCCTCATTTCTTTCAGAGCCCTGACCCGATCGAGAAGAACCTCGGAACCTTCCAGCGCATGCCGAGCGAGAATCAGATGTTCTACGGCGCCATACAGCTCGGCCTGGATTCCTGGAACTCGTCGTTCTTTTGTGGATCAGCCGCGGTGCTGCGGCGAAGTCACCTCGAGTCGATCGGGGGCTTCCAGTGCCTGAGCATCACCGAGGACGCCGAGACCGCGCTCGAGCTTCATGCTCGTGGTTATCGCAGCGCCTACCTGCGCAAGCCGCTCATCGCCGGACTGCAGCCCGAGACCTTCACCGGGTTCGTGATCCAGCGCGTGCGATGGGCTCAGGGCATGATTCAGATCTTCCTGTTGAAGAACCCGTTGACGAAGCGTGGTCTCAGCCTTGCCCAGCGTTTGTGCTACTTGAGCAGCTCCTGTTTCTGGCTGTTTCCCTTCGCCCGTGTGATATTCCTGCTAGCCCCCTCGGCCTATCTGCTGCTCGGGCTCAAGATCTACGATACTAACCTGCTGGGCTTCTCATCCTATGCTGTCCCTCACCTGATGGGTGCCACCATCGTGTCCCACTTTCTGTACGGCAAAGTAAGGTGGTTCCTCGTCTCTGAGCTCTACGAAGTGATGCAGTCACTGTTCTGCCTCCGAGGACTCTGCGCCGTGTTGCGCCGGCCCCGGTCGCCCAGTTTTCGAGTCACGCCCAAGGGGGAACGGCTCGACCGGGATTACGTCTCACCCCTGAGCAAGCCTTTTTACATTCTGTCCCTGGTCACCCTCGCCTCTCTGGCGGCCGGCGTCCACCGCCTGGCCACCGTCCCCGCCGATGCCGATGCGACGCTGATCACCATGGGGTGGGCGTCGTTCAATCTCGTTTTGCTCATCGGCGCCCTCGGCGCTCTATTCGAGCGCCGCCAGCTGCGCCGGAGCTCCCGAATGCCCGCATCCGGTCGGGCAAAGCTCGTGATCGGATCCACCGAAGCCTCGGTCACGCTCCAGGAGCTCTCCCTAGGGGGAACGAGCTTCGTCCTCGCCCCTTCCGGGCTCGATCCCGACGTTCTCCAGAAGAATTCCCCCGCCAAACTGACGATTCAAACGCGGGAAACGCAGGCTCCTTTGAGTCTGGATCTGATCCTCCGAAGGCGGCTAGACCTCCCTGGCGGGGAGATCGCAGTCGGAGCCCGGTTCGCCCCTGGTTCGCTTTCCGATCGGGCCGATCTCGTATCCCTGGTTCATGGCGACAGCTCGCGCTGGGACGAGAGCCTCGCTCGAGCTTGCGGCGTTCGAGGACCGCTGAGCAGTGCCGCCTTCCTGATGACGCGGGGCGTCAAACACGCCGCCATCCATTGCTTCGCGCTCGTGAGCGCTCAGCTGTCCTCGTCGAAAGAACTCCTCTGGCAGCTTCTTGTACATCAAACCACGGAGAGCCACGACGATGAAATCAAGACAAAACACCTTGACGATTCATCTCGATTGTCGACGGCGTCGGCGTGA